CTCATGCTCTcccacccttcccccttccttGCATTTGGGCAAAGGTGGTGACCTCGCCAACGGACAAACGCCTGATCTGCTCCATCCACTCTTCCTCTTGCCTTtattcccccccccaccccctccacactTCTTCTTCTGGCCGATCTCACCAACGCCTCTGACTTTTTTTTGTATGTCTTGGCATTCCCCTCTATCCCTGTCCCTACGGTCCATCACCGCGGCGCTGActccatcacacacacacacatacacatccGCGCGCGTGCAACTCTACAGCAACGAAAACGGAGCGCATCGCCCAGCGAGAACAACgccaaacaaaaaagggaacGTTTTGAAGAACAACGGTTTAGAAGGCGTCCGGCTCATAGAGGAGTACACACGGGGCGCGGCAGCATATACAGACCCACACACTTCATCGAGGTCCCGCACTGcggctctttttttttcgcttgcTTTTCTGTACGTGTGGCTACACGTTTTCggtcccctctctctctctctcttcgtgtgtgtgtgtgtgtgggtgtctgtgtgtgggtgggtgtgcttctctctgtcGCTGGAGGACTCTGAGCGCGTGGCTGGGTCTGGGACGTCTACCTCTGTGATGGATTTGAGTCGACTAGggaccccctcctcctcctccctcgtcttttttttccttgggTGTTGCTGTTTTCGCCTGTTCGTGCCGTGACGGATCactcgctgctggcgtccCCATTATGGGCTGTCATTTCCTTCCGTTGAAACGCCTCTGAGTTTTGTGGTGTGATCCTTGTcaccgttttttttgttttgttttctcgccccgccccttcctccctcccccttcgtgTTTTGTTgtcgtgcgcacgtgcgtgtgagcgtctctctgtctgtctctctctctctcttcacaCATAAGCATACCTACCTACATACACCCATATAACAGCTATCTATATCTATCCTTACCTCATCAGGTACCAGTCGACCGCGTTAGAAGCAGATCACCTCCTCGGTCCTCtgcgtgtctctcttccTGTTCTTTGCTCCCACTTGCGCTTTCCAAGCTTTTCGCCGTTGGGTCATTTTTTTTCCCATTTCGTTTCGTGTCCAACGTCgcacgcggcggcctccGTTCCtctctcacccacccacccttctcctctctgtcTCACACTACCGACCTTTCTCGTAGAAGGTCGGGTGCGCCGTTCCCTGTGGGCacgccttttctttctttttttgcccAAGGGAAAGAGCACCCACGTCTCCAGCAACGAACGTCTCGGCGCACAGCAGCCCTGATCGCTGTCACTCGaagtgcacacacgcgcgcgcgtacgtgcatgtgtgtgtgtatgtgcgtgcatgcgtggatgtgtgtgGCCACGGTTGCCTCTTCGTGAAACCAGGCTTCATTTTCAACTTGCCTTTATCTAGACCTTTGAGGCGATCAGCGCCTCaacacgcatacacgcatcCATCACCACAGACCCCACGCGCGAAGTCAATTCCCGAACGAAGCGACGTGTATAGGGCGTAGCCgtacacccccccccttcccacacacacacacaccttgTTTCCTGTtcacgaagaaaaaaaaacgaaaacaaaatgCTCGTGCCCGTCTCTGCTCGTAGCACgtcgcggcgcggcagcttAGCTGAGCCGCTGTCGGGTCGCCGCACGAGCTCGTCGGCGCGCAGTGCCCGCCCCATCCTGGTCTCGGTCCCACGCAGCCAACGGAGCGATTCCATTAGTGCCACGCCAACGCGCTACCGCAGCGAGGCGTCGATTAGTGCACGCCAGATGCGCAGTGAGGCTTATGAGTCTCCAGCAGCCACGAAGGCAAATGCCATGAAGGTGTACATCCGTGTGCGCCCCTTCAGCGAGCGTGAAATCGCGCAAAAGGTGGCGCCGCACAGCACCGTGCGCATCGACGCCGAGAACCCGAGCGTCATCACCATCCTCGAGCCGGCGCGCGGCTTTCGCCCCCTGTCGACCCATATCTTCAACCGCTGCTTCTGGTCCGTCTTTGAGAACGCAAAGGACGGCACTGAGGGCGATCACACCGACATTCGCAACGGCGTCGACGCCTTCCTCAACGGTGGCATGAACTCCGCTCGCCGCTCTCGGGCGCAGTCGCTGGTGACGGGGCAGCCGGTGGTGAATTCCGTCCgacgcggcaccggcgcagGGCTCGAGCCCGAAGGAATGGAGACCGTTGGCGAGACCGCCGCCtacgacggcgccggctcGGCGCCAGTGATGGTGGACGCCAATGTGAGCCACCCTCCGTACGCGGGGCAGGACCAAGTGTACACGCACGTCGGCAAGCCCATCGTGGGCAACACCCTCGACGGATACAACGGGTGCGTGTTCGCCTACGGGCAGACGGGTAGCGGCAAGACCTTCACGATGCTGGGCTACGCGCCGAGCACGAGCGACATTCGCGCTCGCAAAGGGTCCACCGCCTGCGGGGCCAGCAGCATGGAGAACAGCGCCCCTCTTGACGGCGCGGTGGAGCCGTTTGAGagcgatgacggcgacgacgtggTGGACAAGACGGGGCTAGATCCGAACGAGCTGCAAGGCATCATcccgcgcgcgtgcacggaCCTGTTCGACGGCCTCCGTGCGAAGCGCGCCAAGGACTCCGACTTCACGTACCGCGTGGAGGTGTCGTACTACGAGATCTACAACGAGAAGGTGTTCGATCTCATCCGGCCGCAGCGCAACACGGACCTGAGGATCCGTAACTCGCCCAGCTCCGGCCCGTTCATCGAAGGCTTGACGTGGAAGGTGGTGTCCAAGGAGGAAGACGTCGCCCGCGTGATTCGCAAGGGCATGCAGGAGCGCCACACGGCTGCGACCAAGTTCAacgaccgcagcagccgcagccacgcCATCCTCACCTTCAACATTGTGCAGCTGTCGATGGACGACTCCGACAACGCGTTCCAGATGCGCAGCAAGCTGAACCTGGTGGACCTCGCGGGGTCTGagcgcaccggcgcggccGGAGCCGAGGGCAATGAGTTCCACGACGGCGTGAAGATCAACCAGtcgctgacggtgctgggGCGCGTGATCGACCGTCTGGCGGACCTCTCGCAGAACAAGGGAGGGGGCCTCAGCATTCCGTACCGCGATTCGAACCTGACGTGGGTGCTGAGCGACTCGATCGGCGGCAACAGTCAGACCTCGATGATTGCCACCGTCTCGCCACACTCGATCAACTACGAGGAGATGCGACAGACGATCCGGTATGCGTCACGCGCAAAGAACATTATTAACTGGGTAAAGAAAAACGAGGATCCGCAGGTGGTACTCATccgcgagctgcgcgagcaaGTGGTGGACCTGGAGCAGCGTCTAAAGGAGGCGGGTGGCAGCAACTACACGAACGAGTACGTGCAAGGGTTGGAGAAGAAACTCCACCAATTAGAGAAGAAGTGCGCTGATCAGGAGCGCATCATAGCGGGTCTCCGGGCGCAGCTGGAGTTCGCCGGTATTGCGGACCCGACCGTCGCTGAGGGCTATCTGGACCCTGCGACCCGCGCCAAGGAGGATCAGCATAGGGCGAAAGCGGAGGAGAGCATGCGCAAGCAGCTCGACAAGGCGCAGATAGCCATTGCCGAATTGAAGGCTGAGCTGGAGCACCGCGGTGCGGCGATCGAGCCGGAGGCCCTCAAAGTGATGAAGGAAAAGCTACAGAAGCAGGATGCGCAACTGCTTCTCCTCGCCACTGAGGTCTccctgcaccgccgtctgAGGTCTCACTTTGACAACATAGACACGGTTATGGAGCTTGTAAAGGacaaggaggcgctgctcctgcgcgCCTGCAACGGCGTTCTCATCGCCAACAACGAGTCGGCCGCCATGCTGGGGAAGATGCTAAGTGAGCGCGAGGACGACTTGCGCAACACGAAGCGGCtccacgaggaggagctcgcgACGCAGGCGGAGCGATTCTGCGAGCGGCTGAAGGAAGCCCTGGACGAGggcgcagtgcagcagcagcagcttcttgACCGCCACCGTGAggccgtcgcgcagctggaggggcGCCTGCAACGCAGCCACGAGATTAATGAGATGGAGCGCAAGCGCAACGAtaaggagaaggaggagctCCGGCAGCGAGTGCAGCTTGCGCAGGAGCGAATGCGCAACGAGTATCAGCAGGAAAtcgagcggctgcgcgccagAGTGGAGGGCGACATCGGGGACCGATACAAGTCCGGAGACGCGGTGCGCCAGCTTCAGGCGATGCACGAGCGCGAGATGGAGCGCCTGAGGGACGAGATAAACCTCCTAAAGCGCAGCAAGGATAGCGACTGTGCTCGTCTGCATAATCAGCTGGAGAACGAGCGTCTGCGCCGCGAGTCGGATCTTATGGAGAAGGACCGCCagatgcggctgctgcgcaacgaGGTCGATGACGCGAAGCGAACGATGGACAAGCTGAACGACGAGAAGAGCAGTATGGAAAAGGAGTACCAGGGTCAGATCCGCGACCTgatgctgcagcaggagcagctccTGAACGTGAGCAACGCTGTTCTCTCCGGCTGGGAGAACAAGTCgtcggcgctggaggcggatCTGCACAAGATGCGCGCGCTTGTGTACGACAAGGACTACATGCACTTTCGGCAGAACATCCGAGGCCTGGCCTTCATGGAGCGCGTCGACTTTGATGAAAAGCTGAAGGAACTGGACGAcaaggagcggctgcaggaggcaCGCATTCGTCAGATTATCTCCAAGGCACGCCGCGCGTATGATGAGCAGAACCGTAGCCTGAAGCGGTTCGAACAGGACATCAAGGACCGGATCGGCCGTGCCAAGGCGAGCGATGGTAGCAGTGACACCTCGCTGCGACCAGAagacctcccctccccataACCTCATCGACCCATTCATCCATTATCCGTCTTGTGGGTTTTTTTGTCATTCTGCGACGGTCTTGCTCGCCCCTCCGTCaccccatcgccgccacaccCCTCTCCGTCTTAGCTCGCTCTTTTCCGTTTTTATTTGTTTGTTGGCTCTTGGCACGTCTCTCTCCGGTGAGCGGGATGCCACTGCTTGTGTCTTTTCGGGCTGTGTCGGTCACCCGTCCCGTCCCCCACACCCGAAAGTGGCCAGCctcgcacccctccccctctccccctcctttcagttgtgtatgtgtctccCTTCTCGGCCTCCGCTTGCACCTCGTTGtgctcgacgacgacgaccaccaccaccaccctccccacggacacacccacacccaccgcaatttgttttttttttccatttCCCTGCCAACCCACCACGCCGCTTCTCTCTTGTTCGTCATTGTCTATCTcttgtggcggcggtggtgacggtggccGGTCGTGTGTGGTCGTCCCGCCCTCGCATGTCGGTGTTATGGCTGTTTTCTTTGCTGTTGCGCATCCCAAgcttcttcctctctcctttcgcGGCTTCTGTGAGGCGGCGGGTGACCCCGCAGGGACAACATGGAGTGCAGATGGTATGCTGTCCACTGCATCGCTAGAATTGTGGCACCcactccccttcccctcaccCACTCCTGCCAGAgcctccaccaccctccTGCCCTTACCATGAGGGTGTCTGACCCGAAGTTGTGGCCGGTATGCTACCCGAGATTCCCGGGCCGCTCGAGCCCCACAGCACCTCTCGTCTAAAGCGTTGACGTGATTACGCGCACCTCAGTTCCCGATGCAGGGGCTTCCACCGTCGGGCATCTATAGCTGTCCCCCATGTGCCCCTTCAGAAAGACAAGCTGTTAGCTCGCTGTGCGCCGGGAGATGTTTAGCCACGACCCCCTTCGGCTTGACACACCCATGCCTGCCAGAGGCGTGCGGGTTCAGGGATAGGCGGAGTGACGCTGCCACCATGAACTTGGTGGCAGCGTCCCAACTGTCGTGGCACATGTGGGcaacccacccacccacacactccCCCACGACATCGCCGAAAATGGCTGATGAAGAGAACGAacccccccgccccacccgagacagcaacgccgtcctGAAGCAGGCCCGAGGATCCACAGGTGCGAGCgctgtgtgcacgcgctgccAGTCACCGCTGGCGTGGTGTGCCACATCCCGGCAAGGCGGCATGCGGAggccagcagcgcaccggTGTTGCGCGGAGAGGGCGCAAAGAGATCCATACGAATCAGCCGCCCGCACAGTGCACGTGGGCGAAGCAtgtgccgcggcttgaggcgaCTGAGATTGTGCAGCACGGCACACAGATCGGGTGTAGAGGGTCTCAGCGGGCCCtgggctgcggctggccaaccTCCTGCTTGAGGACATCCGGCACGCACCTGGGCCAGCCTACAGCCGGGTCCGTGTGTCGGATGCTgagcgcgcagcacgcatgcggAGGCGGAATGGGCAAGGACAAGAGGAGTTCGTTGGACGCGCGGCCCCGATTCGCCGGCAGGACGGTTCGCCATCGGAGGACCCGAACGcagccgtgtgtgtgggggggaggggaatgCAGCTGAGGCGTGTGAGCCGTGGCTGGATCTGCGCCTGTGCTGCTGACATGTGTTCGTGGGTGGGATCTGGGCACGCTGTCGCAGCACGAGCACATCGCCAAAGAAAAGCAAGAAAGATTCCTTCTCTTTTCGAGGGCGCCGCTTTTTCGTTCTTTGATGTGCAGTGATGCACGTGTAACCTGTTCGCCATCTGGGTGCGCTCTCACGTAGTGCGTAGGGAGCCGCCATGTGCCTCCCATCGATTTCTTTTTCTCCACGTTCTCCAAagcgtgcgcaggcgagcgTGACCTCTTGATGTGTATGGGCCCCGTACCTTGTCTGTTGTTGATTTCTTGTCACGTTTGACCGTCCACTCTGTTGGTGCACGcgtcgccccccccccacacacacaccacccaccccacccgccttctcctcccgtGATCATCCCTTTTTCCTGTGTCCTTCTTCCCTGCTTCGTACGATGCAGCCTCATCGCCgtcctctgtctctcttcgCGACACCCTCTTCTcacgcgacggcgaggacgaccGCGAGACGACAGTACAGAAGCGAAAACGGGGAAAAGGCGCCCGTGTCGctgttgcgctgctgctgctgctggggacTGTATATGGCTCACATGTCTCTGATGCTCGCTGtgcgttgtgcgtgtgtgtatgtgtgttaTCTTGTTTTGCTAACTCTCCATCTGTCCGTTTTACGAACGGGGCTGCCGCTGTCatcactgccgccaccgccaccaccgccgccccttcTTCATTCGACTGCTCTCGCTTCCCATGTTcccatttttttctttgcaaCTTGACCGGTTCCTGGCAGGAAGCCCCCAAGCATGAAAACGAAGCATCCGAACGTGTTCAGCATGGGTACGTGCGCACATGTCCTCCGCATCTCCATCGCGCATGCACCATAAAGCGTAAAGCCGGCTTTGTGTGCAAGTACcgtgtccctctctctctctctttgtcTGTCCTGTGGGTGCGGTGGCGCCTGCCGGATGCTTGAGTGAGCAACTCCTGCAGAAGAAGAGAACGCAATATCGCCAGAAGCGCTTGAAAGGGAGCTCATCGGATTGGTGTAGCCGATGCCAACGCATGCGTGCACTCAGTATCCCTTCGCACCAGCAGACTGTATCGCGCAAGgctctgcccctcccttgcATCTGCCCCACAAGCCGCCACCAACGGAGTGAGCCACcttcgcgcgcacacgctttTGTCGAGGTGTCCTTCCACGCGAACCCTCTCCCATTTCCTTCTGTCTACTACTGTATAACCCGGCTGCTCTCGCTTCTCCACACTTTCGCCTTCAAGTTTCTGCGTGGGGTCGTCTCTGGGGTGCGCTCTCTTGCCCTCTCCGATGACGTACCCGCTACACCCCTACAAGAGAACAAAGGAAGAAAACCCACTAAGTACCCACACGCGAGAGTAGTTCGCGAGAGGCAACGACGAGGCAAAGGAGTCGGTCATCCAGACGAATACGTGAAGGTCTGCACCGGACGAGTAGGGCACTCTCTGGATCGAGGTCCAGTCGCTCTTTCACAGCCGCGTTGGCAAAGTTGCCATCTCTCGAAGCATCTGCGCTCGAGTCGGAAGGCGGTGCGTCTGCTTGTcacgttgtgtgtgtgtgtgtcgttcTCCCGATCCCTGCCACCCACCTGCCCACATAGAGATtcatccctctctccctctgagCGGCCCTTtgttcttttgtttttttgcaCTGTGGAGCTGCGCCAAGTggtctcccccttcccttttttctcccccccccgcgtgggtgttgtgtgttgtctgttgtgtgtgcgtgcgcgcttgcAGCAACATCTCCGTCACTTGCCCTTGTCTGTTACTCGCTTCTTCTTCTAGATTGTGTCCTTTTCGATTGTTGATTTGTTTTTTTGCGCCTTCTTCCACTCCCCcaactccccctccccaccaccaccaccatcaccatcaccatcccTCAGTGCGTCTCCCttctcgcacacacgcacacacgcaccgccaccccttAGAGTCGccatctctccccctctctgtctcttgACCGTTTGGCAGTGCCGACATTTTCTTTGTCTGttgccccaccaccaccgctaaCACTAACACCGCCGTGGCGAGCGCgtgctctctcttctcttgtcTCGGTCTTTCTCTGCGCAGCCGACGTGTTCCCGGTGTCGATGCAGAGCAGCAtggacggcgagggcgcATCGTCCACGAACACGACGCTGTCCGCGTCGACAGCTTCGCCGAAGTCACTCCTTGGCAATGAAACCAGTGCGACGAAGGtgtttgtgcgcgtgcgccccCTCACCGCGGCCGAGCGCGGCAAAAGCGATGCCGAGTCGAGGACGATCGTCACCGTCAGCGACGAGCACCCATCTCATATTACCACGCTGGACCCGAGTAAAGGCTACCAGCCGAAGACGACGTATGTGTTCGACCGCTGCTTCAatggcgccaccgcgtgcGTGgccgcagaggcgcagcggcttctGCTGGGCAACGAAAAGGATGGGGCCATGGCGCCGACCGCCTTGacagcgctggaggaggtcaGTACGGAGGGCTCCATCAACCCCATCTTGCTAGAATGCTTGAAACGTGATCAGGCCTCCATCTACGGCCACGTCGGACGGCCGGTGCTGCTCAACGCGCTAGCCGGCTACAATGGCTGCGTCTTCGCCTACGGTCAGACTGGCAGCGGAAAGACGTACACGATGATGGGCCCGCCAGGAGTGTTTGGTGCAACCGTCAGTGGCACGCCTGCACAGATGAGAACTGTGACCCCCGCCAAGAAAttccgccgcgccgccaccgcgtaCAACGGCCATCTGCGCTGGACGCCGGAAGCGAGCGCCGACGATGTTACAGACTCGCGCTTCCAGTCTTTTCTCTCCGCGACACCtcgcgcgcatgtgcgtaCACCCTGCAGTGGTGGCCACCGGGACACCGTGCCGATGGCGGGGGATGCACTATTGCCGATGGATTGCAGCCTGTCGGCGAGCTCGgatgtgccgctgcagcggtcccaacgcggcagccgccgcgacaGTAACGTTGTCTATcttggcgaggaggagggcctTCAGGGCATTGTGCCGCGTCTTGTGCGCGAGCTTTTCGCGGAGCTGCACCAGAAGCGCGAGCAGGACAGCAGCCACTCCTTCCGCGTCGAGGTGGAGTACTATGAGATCTACCGCGAGAAAGTCATGGACCTCctgagcagcggcggtggcgcctctGGCgtcaacggcagcggcaacgcagAGTTGCGCGTGCGACACAGCAAGTCTGCTGGTCCGTATGTGGAGAATTTGACGAAGAAGCACGTGGACGACGAGGGAGAAGTCTTTCGGCTCCTGCGGCACGGCAGCCTGCGCCGGCACACAGCCTCGACGGCCATGAATGATCGAAGTAGTCGCAGTCACGCCATCTTCGTGCTGCACCTCGTGCAGATGCGCATcgccggcgacgacagcgcctcCGCGAAGGTGTCGAGTAAGGTGAACCTCGTCGACCTCGCCGGGTCGGAGCGGACGGGAGCGCACAACGTGGAGGGGGACCAGTTCAAGGAGGGCGTCGTGATCAACTCATCCCTGACGGTTCTCGGCCGCGTCATTGACGCTCTTGCCGACAAGTCATCTGGCAAGCGCAACGTCTTCTGCCCGTACCGCGACTCTGTCCTCACCTGGCTGCTCATGGACTCGCTCGGTGGGAACAGCAAGACGACCATGGTAGCGACAGTGTCACCGCACTCATCCAACTTCGATGAGGCGTGCCAGACGCTGCGATACGCAAGTCGGGCGAAGCAGATAGTCACTAAGGTGGTCATCAACGAGGACCCGCAGGTGCGGCAGATCAAGCTGCTCACCGCCGAGGTGCAGCGACTCAAAGCACGGTTGAGCGCTG
This genomic stretch from Leishmania mexicana MHOM/GT/2001/U1103 complete genome, chromosome 19 harbors:
- a CDS encoding putative kinesin; translation: MRSEAYESPAATKANAMKVYIRVRPFSEREIAQKVAPHSTVRIDAENPSVITILEPARGFRPLSTHIFNRCFWSVFENAKDGTEGDHTDIRNGVDAFLNGGMNSARRSRAQSLVTGQPVVNSVRRGTGAGLEPEGMETVGETAAYDGAGSAPVMVDANVSHPPYAGQDQVYTHVGKPIVGNTLDGYNGCVFAYGQTGSGKTFTMLGYAPSTSDIRARKGSTACGASSMENSAPLDGAVEPFESDDGDDVVDKTGLDPNELQGIIPRACTDLFDGLRAKRAKDSDFTYRVEVSYYEIYNEKVFDLIRPQRNTDLRIRNSPSSGPFIEGLTWKVVSKEEDVARVIRKGMQERHTAATKFNDRSSRSHAILTFNIVQLSMDDSDNAFQMRSKLNLVDLAGSERTGAAGAEGNEFHDGVKINQSLTVLGRVIDRLADLSQNKGGGLSIPYRDSNLTWVLSDSIGGNSQTSMIATVSPHSINYEEMRQTIRYASRAKNIINWVKKNEDPQVVLIRELREQVVDLEQRLKEAGGSNYTNEYVQGLEKKLHQLEKKCADQERIIAGLRAQLEFAGIADPTVAEGYLDPATRAKEDQHRAKAEESMRKQLDKAQIAIAELKAELEHRGAAIEPEALKVMKEKLQKQDAQLLLLATEVSLHRRLRSHFDNIDTVMELVKDKEALLLRACNGVLIANNESAAMLGKMLSEREDDLRNTKRLHEEELATQAERFCERLKEALDEGAVQQQQLLDRHREAVAQLEGRLQRSHEINEMERKRNDKEKEELRQRVQLAQERMRNEYQQEIERLRARVEGDIGDRYKSGDAVRQLQAMHEREMERLRDEINLLKRSKDSDCARLHNQLENERLRRESDLMEKDRQMRLLRNEVDDAKRTMDKLNDEKSSMEKEYQGQIRDLMLQQEQLLNVSNAVLSGWENKSSALEADLHKMRALVYDKDYMHFRQNIRGLAFMERVDFDEKLKELDDKERLQEARIRQIISKARRAYDEQNRSLKRFEQDIKDRIGRAKASDGSSDTSLRPEDLPSP